The Pungitius pungitius chromosome 14, fPunPun2.1, whole genome shotgun sequence genome contains the following window.
CAGAAATACCTCCTTCTGTTCAACCCCTCAAATGTTTCATTCATCGTCCCTGTCCTCATCCAGTCGAAGGGTTTTGCCATGAAACCATGAAGCACACGatctattctctctctctgatgtaGGGGAACACCCCATCACCCAGAGCAGCTCATGCCTGCGCCACAGTTGGTAACCGAGGCTATGTGTTTGGGGGGCGATACAAGGTAAGGAAGTTAAAACGGTGCAGTCAATTAACACGTATGGACGAGTGATTCATTCCTACTTCCATCTCTATCTCATTTTGGTCCACAGAACTACAGACTAAATGACCTGTACTACATTGACCTGGACACCTGGGAGTGGCATGAAATGTAAGTGTTGgccttttcattcaaataaGTCACAAAGCAGAATAATTGGAAGACCGTTTCCTTCTTCGCACTTTCTCCATTAGTATACAGTAAGTAGTATTCCTGTGTCTTCTCTGTTGCAGGAGCGTTCCACAGCAGGGTCCTGTGGGCCGGTCTTGGCACTCCTTCACTCCCGTGTCGCCAGACCACATCTTCCTATTTGGAGGTTTCACCACTGACCGAGAGACACTGAGTGAGCCCGGCACTTGTTCTGGAGTAGCCAAAGACGCCCTGCCCCTCCCACCTCCAAATGGTCGCCGGTCTGACAGTTTTTACCCTTTTACCTTTCTTAGGTGATGCCTGGCTGTACTATGTGAGCAAAAATGAATGGAAGCCTTTTAAACACAGTCACTCAGAGAGCCCGAGGTAATCTTACTCTACAAGCTGACACACACCATTCTTTTAATGGCCAATAAAGCAGATTTTGAtagttgttgctgtgtgtgtttcagactgtGGCACACAGCATGCTCTGGTCCTGATGGGGAGGTCTTTGTGTTTGGAGGGTGTGCCAACAACCTGTTGTCTCATCAAAGAGCTGTGAGCTGCAAGACCTATCTTAATAAAACATACATTAAATGTGTTCTACTGAATTGAAGTAAAGCTTCTTTTCTGCTGGACAGGCTCACAGCAACGAGTTACTGGTCTTCAACGTTCAGCCCAAATCACTAGTTCGGTGAGTGTGAATTCGTTTTACAGCTGAAGCAGAGATGGTTtcctcattttttattattttgttctcAAGTTTTCCTTTCTCCATTTGCCAGATTCTGCATGGAGGCCGTTCTGCAGCACAGGGAGCGTTTGTCTAGTTACTGGGACTGCTTACCTAAACACCTGCTGCACAGCCTCAAGCAGAGAATGACCCGCGTCAACACACTGGGCTCCTAAACCTAGAGGAAGCTCTCAATCTTGTCCAGAGgagtgtatgtatgcatgtatggaTAATATTTACTCTTGAGGCGCGTCGTCCTACCGAATCATTAGTTTAATGTGTGGATGAatacaaagacattttgaagCAATAGTGAACAGCTGTGGAGCTGTTGGAGACGGGTCCCACTTtggtttttatttctgtgttagATGAATGGATGGTTAATTGTGTACTAGATACAATCTATAGCAGTGTGTCTGTGATTCTCGGGAGTTTGCAGGTTTAAACGTACAGTGTGTAGCATTTGAGGGGATCTCTTGACAGTATAATATGTATAAATGAGAGCTTTGATTTTGTCGCCTTACAAATAACAGGTAACATCTTCATGTGGAACCGGCTGCCACGTTGCTGCAGTCGCAAAAGGGGAAAACCAGATGTTGGATCAGTCTGAATCGTTTGTCCTTCATCGGCCGCATAGTTCTCAGACATGCTTAGCATACGGGAGACGTTTCAGTTGGTTATAATTGGCTATATGCAACCAGATTCTACACACTGGACCTTTTTAATGCCTATGAAAAATATCCAAATGGAATTTTGTTCAAACGAGGCGCTAACCAGAGCGATATTCTAAACCTGATGTGAAGTGGATAGAAAACCCCTCTTGGGATCTGCTTTTCACGAAGACCACTGAATGAAAGCCTGTGAGAAAATGCATCGCATTGTGGAGGCaagaaaatacagtttggaAAAGAGGCCACAAGACTAAAGCTCATCCTGTAGGTGTAACCAAGTAGGCGGAAGActtctgttccttttttaaaacaaaactgcCAATTAGTGAAaatgtagttttatttttttccacaaatgCATACAACTTGAAGAGTGTCAAATATCTCCTCACTAAACACAGCGGGCCAAGGATGAAACAGGTTTGCTTTAACACTTCGATTTTTTTCAGGGAGGCCGTATCTTCAAATTATGTTTGACATGATCTTTAATACAAATGTTTGCTGAATCTTAAACAGTACAAGTCCTATCAGACCTAAAACTAGTGCTTTGTTACTCAATATCTCCTCTCAAGACAcgaatgttcatttttattttaaaaaaaatgtctgaggGTTCTATATTCTGAAAATAGTGCTTGGTGGCTACGGTAGccttttagttttgtttttaaatcaacttGCATACGCCGGGTGTATTGGATGCTGAGCCACATTGCACTGGAATTCCTATTGTCAGTAGACTGTTTGTATTTGCCTGGTTTGCACaatgttcattgttttttattgtggaACATGATGCATCATTGCATTcatatttaaagaataaaacacatacaatTAGTTGTGATCTGTTCCGCTTTGTTGAATTACAAGTTTCATTCCgaacaaatacaattaaaatcAAAGCTAAATGTTTGATATCCAGCATAGGAAACCGTACTGTTAAGGTTCAGAGCTTGAAATGTAGGTGAAGTCGGCACAATCCCGTGGCTCCTATTTCTTCTTGACAGCAAGAAGGTTTGGAGCAGAAACTTTAACTTTGCCTGGCATATTTCTTGATAGATCAGTATCCTGAAACACAGGAGGATAACAGGGGCTTACAGATTGAAACCACTTGGAcatggtaaataaataaagcaatataTGACACATTTATACACCGTTAAAACCGAAAAAAGTGGCTTCAAGGTTCTTATTTTGTCCAAAGCTATTCTACTTAGCATCCTTCATCTTTTTCTGTTAACACAGATGGACTACAAAAAAAGCATCTGCCACTTCAGGCCGTAGATCAAAAGGATATTGCTCACGCTGTCTACATAAACTGCTCCTTCACTGACAGGCTGAAGTAGAGATACCACAGGAAGTCCATTCCTGACACACTTATTAACGCTGCCGAACCAAAACTGACACCTCATTAATCTAATATGTTTATCGGTTCaatatttttcacttttattcacTTCTCATTTTTATAATAAGATTTTGTATAACTTGCCATATCATAGTGACATTCTATGACTTTATTTTGGCATACTATGCACATTAACTACTTTTTTTATGATAAACTAGTCACAGTATAGTATCTCATCAAAAAAGCCACGTACCAGATGTTATTTCACATGTCACTAGAGATTTTTAGAACCTTAGTACTGTGGGTCAGAACTTGGCAGTACATTTCGTTACCTTGACACTCCGGAACAGGTCTTTTTCTCTGGTTGAGGCATCTCGGACTTTCATGAAACTGAGAACTGCAGTGCGTGCAGCtggtccaaaaaaaagaaaagtaaaacaatcatttcccctgaaaaaaaacattgagcaaAGACTTCCGTACTATTGGATCACTATTCTTaccttttcctttcttctgAGAACCTGGTGTCAATTTCACCTTGTGTCTGTGGGTAACAAAACACACTTATTCAGCCCTTGGAAGATTCCCCcggtatctaaaaaaaaaatgttcattgtaCATACTTGTAGTTGGAAAGCGCAGTGTACGGCGCACAGACCGGCACAGCAAACAGCAGCACATCTTCAGGGTGAGGCTGACCAGAAAGAGAGGTGAGCAGATCTTCTGCTTCCTGGAGCAGCCAAAGGAAAATGCAGTTAAACCAGTGCAGTCGTAACTTTCGTGGTGCATAAAAGGGGCAGAGTGTGGTATCTGTTGGGGGATCTTTTAGCAGGaattaagtatatatatattaatcatAACTATGTTTTCTCAGTCACACAGGAACTAAGAATTGTTGCATTACTAATGGCTTGGACTGAGCCCTTCATATCAACATGAAGGGGCGGGTCTCCTTCATGTTGCACCGTCTCTACAGTAGACCAGAATATACAAACCTACCACAGGCTACAGAAAGAGCCTTTTGGAGTTTGTATGTTCTTTTCAGGGCACCGAAGTTCCAAAACCATTGTGAGACTGCGATAACGTGAGCCTGAGTGCTGAAACCACGGTATCATTtaattatacactcaccggccactttattaggtaccccatgctagtaacgggttggacccccttttgccttcagaactgcctcaattcttcgtggcatagattcaacaaggtgctggaagcattcctcagggagtttggtccatattgacatgatggcatcacacagttgccgcagatttgtcggctgcacatccatgatgcgaatctcccgttccaccacatcccaaagatgctctattggattgagatctggtgattgtggaggccatttgagtacagcgaactcattgtcatgttcaagaaaccagtctgagatgattccagctttatgacatggcgcttcatcctgctgaaagtagccatcagaagttgggtacattgtggtcataaagggatggacatggtcagcaacaatactcaggtaggctgtggcgttgcaacgatgctcaattggtaccaaggggcccaaagagtgccaagaaaatattccccacaccatgacaccaccaccaccagcctgaaccgttgatacaaggcaggatggatccatgctttcatgttgtagacgccaaattctgaccctaccatccgaatgtcgcagcagaaatcgagactcatcagaccaggcaacgtttttccaatcttctattgtccaatttcgatgagcttgtgcaaattgtagcctcagtttcctgttcttagctgaaaggagtggcacccggtgtggtcttctgctgctgtagcccatctgcctcaaagttcgacgtactgtgcgttcagagatgctcttatgcccaccttggttgtaacgggtggttatttgagtcactgttgcccttctatcagctcgaaccagtctggccattgtcctctgacctctggcataaacaaggcatttccgcccacagaactgccgctcactggatgttttttctttttcggaccattctctgtaaaccctagagatggttgtgcgtgaaaatcccagtagattagcagtttctgaaatactcagaccagcccttctggcaccaacaatcatgccacgttcaaagtcactcaaatcacctttcttccccatactgatgctcggtttgaactgcaggagattgtcttgacaatgtctacatgcctaaatgcactgagttgccgccatgtgattggctgcttagaaattaagtgttaacgagcagttggacaggtgtacctaataaagtggccggtgagtgtatagtgTATGGTATTGCCCTGGCATCCAGCCGTCCAATAAAGAAATTTAGAATTATCTTCGATCAGGATGTGTTCCCAGATAAATCAGATTAACCATGCAAGACGTCAGGGTCGGGCACATGCTGCCTCGAAGCGATGCAGATGGTTGCTCTTTTCAGTGGGTTCAGAATGCTGCAGTACGTGTGTTAACAAGAACTAGGAAAATATATCATGACTACTGTATTAGCTTCTCCTCACTGGCTCCCTGTGCAATCAAAAGTATCATTTTAAATCCAtctcctcacctacaaagcACTAACTGAAACCGCAGTATTTTAAAAGGAGTTTATAGTTTCATACTAACATGCTCTTTTCTTGTCACAATGTGCGGGTCATCCCTCGCAAATTTGTTTAAGTCCATACAAAGTGAATCCCATTTAAATACAGGAATTACATCTTAGAGGGAGTATGTATTTAAGTTGTTATTGAAAACCCACCTCTGCTCCTGGGTTGTCCTGGTCCGCCTCGTCTTCCTGAAGGGGAGCACAAAGTAGGTAACTCCACTAGCGTCACCACACACACGGGACGCTTCAGACAATGTTATTGCATCTTCATAGTGTCCCGTACCTTGTCGTCTTGTTCAGCAGAACCTCCCTGCTCTGCGGGCTGCTTCTCCTCTGCACCCTCCTCTGCTTCTGGGAGCTCTGGTTTCTTCGCTGCCATCTCCTCATTTCGAGGCTTCTGTGGTTGTTTCTGAGGGGCTGGTTTCCTGACGGGTTCGTCTTTGCCCTTccccttcttccctttcttcccctTATCCTTCTCTTCCCTGGTGGAACCAGCTGACTACGGAAGACAAGTGTTTACACTGTTATTCTTTGCTTCATTTTGAAGGACTGTGCTCATGACAGCTGTGTGTGATGGCAGGGCCACTGGACAGAACATAGGAATGACCTTTTAAAAATTCATCCTCACCCCAAGCAGCTGCATCATCAGCTCCCTGTCCTCTTCATCTTGGTCTTTGTACTTCTCTTTAATCTTCTTTAACTTGTTCTGCGGCGACAACAGGGAAGATAAGCgagcaaaaacaacacagagttagaagatattatttaaaaataattgataCTGTCTATCCATTTTGTGgtttgtaatatttaaaaaagaacattcacTGTTTTAGTgtatgttttagttttagtttggTTTAgtatttttcttctcctcctctggaaATATTGGCAAATTCATACCTGTTTGTTCGGTTTATATTGCTTTGTTTACTTTGGAACTGAACACCGTATCTTATCAAGCTCTTCTTACCTTTTGACCTCTCTTCGGTGGCGGCTGGGAggcacctcctccacctttggATCCCTGATcaactgctgctgcagctctagtAATCTCAGACTTCTCCTCGGCGCTACAAccttcctgcttcttcttcttctcttctctagTGGGAGAGACACAAATGTTGATTGTATCAGAGACTAGAaactttttttatcaaaccAATTCACCTCCATTACACCGTTCATATTCTTATCCTAAACCGACCAAATGTCTCAACACTACTCTTTGCCGAAAGCCTCTTAAATATGTGGTAAGAGCGTAATATGTTGAATGGTCCTGTATTATATTCATGAATTACCTTCTTTTCTTGGCAGTCATGTGCTTCCTCCCCTGTGAGTCCAACTCAACCTGAAGAGACATTAATGCATCAGTATGAAGTGATATGATATCACCTCGATGAAACTGTTGTCATGTAAACTACGGCTAAAAAGCTGGCTCCGTTATGGTCAGGTGGTGGAGGGGACTGCTCTGTATTTTGTCATCGTCATTTTCAGCTTGTCGACAGTCTTCTTAACAGACAGATTGTATTTTGTATGAAGGCGAAAGAGATTAAACATGAATATAACAGAAATTACCTGAGTGCTCGGTTCCTTTTTGAAACCAGGGTTCTGCGTATTCctagaaataaaagacattttcatgGAGGTACCATCTGTTATTCGGTGCAATATCAGCTTAGTAGAGCGTTGAGGAAGACCTCCTCATTCTCAAAGTGTCAGCAATGCAGTGGTTACATTACCTGCTGGGCTGTAAATGAACAAGGGAGATGGTTGTGTCCGGAAAGCTGaattcctccctctcctccttcatctccttttcctctccacTCTTCTCGACCTCTGCCTCCACGTGGTCCTCTTCGGGTACGGCGGTCAGTTCTCCATTTGTGCCATTATCCCCCCCGACCTCTTCGTTAATCGTCTTTTCCATCCCTCCATCTGCCGCCGCTCTTTCCTCACATTGATCTTCATTGCTGCTGTCATCCCCTGCAAAGCGACAGAGCTGTACCTCCGCTTTTGCAGTAGCTGCATACACAGTAAATGAAGTCGTTCATTTTGTGTGCGCTACCTATCAGCTCTTCTTCCTCGGCCGCTTCAGATGCGACTTCCTCCATGTCCTCTTCCACGGTCTTCACCTTTCTCTCACCTCTGTGCCGAAACACACTTTGCTCGTCGACCTGCACAGAGTGACGAGCGTGACACTTACATGtttgaagacaaatacataagAAAAGTACTTAAAACTAAAAAGGACAGTATTAACCTTGAAGAGAAATCCGAAGCCCATAATCAAGTAAGAGGGTGGAAGGAAGTTTTTCTTTCCTGGATAGAAATATGTCAAATGTTGGGTTCCTTGTTAGATGCCATCATTAGCAGTTATATTTCTCGTATGTTGTTCTGGTGATTTGGCAAAGGTATACGCCTTGAATTTTTGTGTGTCATACCTCTGATCATGAAACTTCCAGTGGTCAGGTACTCTCCGGTGGGAGCAGATTTAGAAACCTGAACACAGATAACAGATATCGTCGCCAGTTAATTTGTCTACTTGAAGACTGTTTATTCTGTAATTTATATAAGTTATTATGTAGATGTTCTGCCTggcagcttaaaaaaaaagtatgtaacTCCATAAGAAAGGTGATAATAGAAAAAAGTAGGGAATAAGATAATTGCAAACTAATAAACTATGGAATGTAAACAATACACAAATacgttttaagaaaagaaaacttgttATGGAGGAAGTACACTAACAACACACGTTAGACCGCAACAATACACACAATGAGACAATGAGGCTTGTTAGCAGAAACTATGCTACCTTGTTTTAACAATGGCTTCAGCAAGCCCTTAGATTAAGTAATTTCATTATAATAAATAAGGATATTATTCCCCCTATATAATATTATCAAATCACAATGGTCACTCTGAGTTATACTTTGTATTTTATGTACTACTTAAcgatatataaaataatataaagtagTACACATCTTGGTATAAATGAAAAGCTGGCAAATTGAGCTTTGTTAACTcacctgatgatgatgaacccACCAAGCGCTGGTGATGATCTTGGCATCCCAAGCAGCACTGTAGCACACGGACATAGTACCAGTTTCTGTCAGCGTACGAGGAGGGATGGGGTCACCTGCGGCAGCAAGACAGAAGAGCAGAGACAGGGTGTAAAAAGTCAAATCGGGTTTGTTCACATACTAAAAACATCGGGTGGAATAGTGCATGGAAAGGCAAAAGGTTCACCTGAGGGGTTTTTGATGACACAGCTTGTTGCTCCGTGGAGGTCGGCATGAACATAAATGTCACCTGACAAAGTAAAAGCACAAATGAGTGGGTGAACCAGCTCCAATTTGAAGGAACGTATATAAGTCCATTCATTACCAGCTCGGAGGTAGCGTTTGACAATTATCTCGTTCTGCTGCTGATCCCTTCCTGCGATGATGAGATAATTCTCTGAGCTGATGAACCACAAAAACTTCTCAAACCTGCCAAAGGGGGGGAAATGATTGAGAGGACTAAAGGCCACTGATAGACGACTGTACGAGTGTGAATATGGTGAACATATGGTTATACGTGTCTTACCAGTAGACCTTCCTGGCTTTCTGAATGGTGGTCACGGTCTGCACCTCTTTTAGGgtctgctgtgttttcttctctgCGGATTTCATAGCCTTGAATGACATGAAAGAACAATGAACAGTGCACAGAAGCATCTGTCGTGATCAGGAATAACCACCATAACTTGATGAGGACATTTAAACTGGAATACATCTGGAGTTTGCAACGTGGATGAAGCTTTCCACTTTTCCTTTGACCTGTTTTAAAACAGATACCTTACCTTGCCTGCCGCTTCCATAGTTTTATGTTCTTTCTTTTCAGCAGTGCGTTTGAAGTCATAGTACCTACAAACCACAATGACAGAGTCCGTCAACTGCGAGAACAACGCCACATGATGCTTGATTCAACGTGTAAACCTACTTCTTGGCATTGGCATAAGCCGACAGGCCCAGATCCACATCCACTAGCGTGGGCTTGTTCCTTTGCAACTTCTTGTTCTGccctttgtctttatttttgtttttctttcctttctcctccacaatctcttttttctcttcctcttcctggtctTCCTCAGAAATATATGGATTCCTAAACAGAAAACGTACAAATGAGCCAAATGGCGTTAGAACAATCAGAGCGGCCTATTGGACGTGAGCGTCTGCACGGGCGGTTCTCACTTTAAAAGCATGGTGATATGGTTGGTCTGCAGCTTCAGCTCCTTGATGGCGCAGGCCACCGGGTCACCAGCGGCTTGTGCCTCTTTGACGATGATGCCGATCTCAGTCCAGTCCACCTGATTCGCCAGTGCACTGCGCACCACCTGCAGTGCCCGCTCTACCACAGGCAGGTTCATCTCCACCAGTTCTCCCTTTATTCGGTCCACCTCCTGCATCACACCAGACAAGATTTCACAAACTTCCAAAATGTGAAGACGGAATGACTGAACTTCCATTTGCACATCTCGGTGAATCCATTGTGTGCAGCATTTACAGCAGATAAAGCCAAACGTTTGCAGTAATAGTGACCTGTGTTTGGTGCAAGGCCTCCAATCTCTGCTCGTGGTCCCTTTTAACATTTTCCAACTTCTTAAGGGCTTGTTTCTCCTGCTGCAAGGCCTTCATGTCAATCTTCTGACTCTCCATCTTAGAAAAGAACTCATCCACTGCCTGAGCATAAGGATGAGAAGGGATTAATGTAAGATTCATGCCAGAAGTTTAAATTCACATTGTGGAGAAGAAAAGACCAATATTATTTACCAAATCAAGCatcaataaataacaaataaataagcaaTCTTGCCAATGTTTACCTTATCAAAAGTATCAAACTCCAAATAGGGGCTCTTTGCATGCTGGGCAAAGAGGAATGGGTGGAATTCATCA
Protein-coding sequences here:
- the LOC119228125 gene encoding ribosome quality control complex subunit NEMF-like encodes the protein MKTRFTTVDIRAVIAEISANYLGMRVNNVYDIDNKTYLIRLQKPDSKAIILIESGTRIHSTDFEWPKNMMPSGFAMKCRKHLRSRRLTAVKQLGIDRIVDIQFGSDEAAYHLIIELYDRGNVILTDFEYTILNLLRFRTAEAEAEAEDVKIAVRERYPVESARPPEPLFTLDRLTEILSQAPNGDQVKRVLNPHLPYGATLIEHSLIAVGLPGSVKVDSQVDAVAPKILEALQIAETYMEKTENFSGKGYIIQKSEKKPSLTPGKPVEELLTYDEFHPFLFAQHAKSPYLEFDTFDKAVDEFFSKMESQKIDMKALQQEKQALKKLENVKRDHEQRLEALHQTQEVDRIKGELVEMNLPVVERALQVVRSALANQVDWTEIGIIVKEAQAAGDPVACAIKELKLQTNHITMLLKNPYISEEDQEEEEKKEIVEEKGKKNKNKDKGQNKKLQRNKPTLVDVDLGLSAYANAKKYYDFKRTAEKKEHKTMEAAGKAMKSAEKKTQQTLKEVQTVTTIQKARKVYWFEKFLWFISSENYLIIAGRDQQQNEIIVKRYLRAGDIYVHADLHGATSCVIKNPSGDPIPPRTLTETGTMSVCYSAAWDAKIITSAWWVHHHQVSKSAPTGEYLTTGSFMIRGKKNFLPPSYLIMGFGFLFKVDEQSVFRHRGERKVKTVEEDMEEVASEAAEEEELIGDDSSNEDQCEERAAADGGMEKTINEEVGGDNGTNGELTAVPEEDHVEAEVEKSGEEKEMKEEREEFSFPDTTISLVHLQPSRNTQNPGFKKEPSTQVELDSQGRKHMTAKKRREEKKKKQEGCSAEEKSEITRAAAAVDQGSKGGGGASQPPPKRGQKNKLKKIKEKYKDQDEEDRELMMQLLGSAGSTREEKDKGKKGKKGKGKDEPVRKPAPQKQPQKPRNEEMAAKKPELPEAEEGAEEKQPAEQGGSAEQDDKEDEADQDNPGAEEAEDLLTSLSGQPHPEDVLLFAVPVCAPYTALSNYKHKVKLTPGSQKKGKAARTAVLSFMKVRDASTREKDLFRSVKDTDLSRNMPGKVKVSAPNLLAVKKK